The sequence below is a genomic window from Methylocystis sp. IM3.
AGTCGATCCGCAACATGCTCTCCTCCGATGCACGTGCGCTCCGCGACGGCGAGCCTCGCGTGGTTGCGGCTGACGAACTCGTTCCAGGCGACATCGTGCTGCTGGAGTCTGGCGATCGTATCCCTGCGGATTTGAGGTTGGTCGACGTCAAGAATCTCCGGGCCGACGAAGCGGCTCTCACCGGCGAATCCGTGCCGGCCGACAAGACGACGGAGGCTGTTGCCGAAAATGCGACGGTCGGCGACCGCGACGACATGGCGTTTTCCGGGACCCTGGTCGTATCAGGCCGCGCCATCGGCGTGGTCGTTGCGACGGGGGCGCAAACCGAACTCGGCCGGATCAACCAGATGCTCGCCGCCGTGGATGCGCTCGAAACGCCGTTGCTCCGGCAGATCAAGGATTTCGGCCATACAATCGCGAAAGTGATCGGATTCGTCAGCGTCGCGGTTTTCGCCTATGGGCGCTGGGTTCGCGATCTTCCTTTCGTCGAAGCTTTCCAGGCGGTTGTCGGCATTGCGGTCTCTGTCATTCCGGAAGGCCTCCCCGCGCTGATCACGATCACGCTGGCGATTGGCGTGCAGCGCATGGCGCAGCGCCACGCGATCATCCGTCGGTTGCCCGCGGTCGAAACGCTGGGATCAGTGTCGCGCATCTGTTCCGACAAAACCGGCACCCTGACCTTGATGGAGATGATGGTCGCCTCGGCAGTCACGGCCGACGCGAATTACCGTGTGACGGGCGATGGCTATGCGAGCGATGGTCAAATTCTCGTCGACGGCGAACCCGCCGCCAGCGCCGCCGCGCTGCGCCAGATGGGAATGGTCTCGGCGCTGTGCAACGATTCCGAGTTGCGCGAGGTCGACGGAGTATGGAAGGCGGAAGGCGACCCGACCGAGGCGGCGCTTTATCCCTTCGCAATAAAACTCGGGTTGGACCGCGGCGCCGAACGACAAAAGCTTCCTCGCATCGACGCGATTCCCTTCGAGTCGGAGCACAAATTCATGGCGACCCTGCACGAAGGAGGGGACGGTGACCGCCTCCTCTTCGTCAAGGGCGCGCCGGAAGTCATTCTCGCCCATTGCGATCGCCAAGAGACAGAAAAAGGCTTCGAGCCCCTGCGGCGCGACTACTGGGAGGCTGCCGCCGATCGACTGGCCGCGCAGGGCGAACGCGTCCTCGCTCTTGCCGGTTTGCGCGATCCATCCTTTGAAAAAGCAGGCCTTGGCCCAGGAGATCTGCCGAAGACCCTGGTGCTGTATGGCATTGTGGGTCTCATGGATCCGCCCCGCAAGGAGGCCGTGGAAGCGGTTGCCGAATGTCACAACGGCGGCATTCGCGTCACCATGATCACGGGCGACCACAAGATTACCGCCGCGGCAATCGCCAAACTGCTCGGCATTGGCGACGGCAGGACCGCAGTCGCGGGGACCGAAATCGAAGCGATGAACGACGGTGCACTACAGGAGGCCGTCAAAGACGTCGATGTTTTCGCGCGCGCCAGTCCCGAACATAAACTGCGTCTGGTCAAGGCCATTCAGGCCAATGGTCAGGTGGTGGCGATGACGGGAGATGGCGTCAATGACGCTCCGGCGCTCAAGCGCGCCGATATTGGCGTCGCCATGGGGATCAAGGGCACGGAAGTGACGAAAGAGGCGGCTGCGATGGTGCTGGCCGACGACAATTTCGCGTCGATAACGGCAGCCGTGCGCGAAGGAAGGACAGTATACAACAATATCGAGAAAGCGCTCTTATTCATGCTGCCGACCAACGTCGCGCAGGCGCTTGTGATCCTTGTCGCGATCGTCGCCGGCTTCATGTTGCCGATCACCGCGCCCCAGATCCTGTGGGTCAATATGGTGACGTCGGTCGCGCTCGGGCTTGTGATCTCCTTCGAACCTCACGAATGCGACGTCATGCGGCGGGCGCCGCGCGCCGTCTCGCGGCCGATACTGGACGGCTTTGCAGTATGGCGGGTGATCTTTATCGGCGTTGCGCTCCTAGTTCTCACGCTTGCGGCGTTCTTCTGGATGAAATCCCTCCACGCATCGGATGAACTGGCGCGCACGGTCGCCGTCAATACATTGGTCGTCGGTCAGATTTTCTATTTGCTCAACAGCCGGTTCAAGACGGAATCCTCCCTGTCTCTCTCGGCGCATCTCGGAAATCGTTATCTGCCGCTCGGAATCGCCGCGGTCGTGATTCTACAACTTCTTTTCACCTACGCGCCCCCGTTGCAGCGTCTCTTCGGCACGCAATCGGTGCCCATGAATGTCTGGCCTTGGCTGTTTCTTGGCGGTCTCGTCTTCTTCCTTACCGTCGAAGCGGAGAAGTTCCTTGTCCGCGCCTTTGGTCTTGTCGGCGTGCGAGGCGGTAAGCAACAGGCCGGGACCGTTTCGGTGACGCGGGCGCCTTCGGCCCCTGCTCACGCCGTGGCGTCTGGGTCGGGGGCGTGGCAGGCGTGGGCCGGCGCTCTTGCGGTCGCCGCGCTGATTGGCGGCGAGATCTTCGTTTTCTTCCGCGCTGCGCCAGATCAGCCGCTTTCATCCGTCGCGGCCCCCAGCCACTTGTCGTCACAGGCGGTCCTCTCCGCCGCGCGGCCCACGGATACCCGCGCGCCCGTCGACGTCTTTGCGTCGACGTCGGGCACGATCATCGCCATTCTTTGTGAGGAGGGCGCCGCGGTGAAGGCCGGTGAAATATGCGCCAAGCTCGATCCCGCCTCCTTTAGGGAAGCCATCGTGCGCGAGAAAGACGCGCTTGCGAAGGCTTTGCAACGACAACAGGCGAGCGCGGCGGTCGTCGCTGCGGCTACAGCGGACGTCGAGCGCAAACGACGTGCGCAAGGTCGAGTTCCCGCGCGACCGGCGCCAGAGAAAGCGCGGGCCGTCTTGGAGCGAGCCACAGCGCGAGCAGAGACCGACAAAGCTGCGGTCGAACAGGCGAGGGCTGCTTTGGCGACGGCGGAAAGGTCCCTCGCGCAAGTCGACATTGTTGCGCCCATCCCCGGCACGATCTCGTCAGTCGGGAGCGTGGGTGCGACGGTCGAGCCTGGCAAACCGCCGGCGGCTTTCTCAATCGCACCGGACTCTCCGCACGAAAGCAAGGGAGATTCGCTGCCCGACAGTTCTGCCGCCCCGTAGAGAAGCTTTTCAGAAGTTAAAGACTTGCAGGGCTGGTGAAATTCGCCACAAGCTGAAAAGGTATGTTGACGCATGACCGAGATCGACTCCTCTGACCCGAGACCTGCAAATCGTCCGCGGGGGATTATGCCCTGGCTCGGCGCGCGCTTGCCTTATCTTGTCGTCCTGATCATGGCGCTGCTGGGCGTGGCTTACACCAGCATGTCCGGCAGGCCCCTTTACGGATATTGGGAGTTCCTGGCGATCGCGATCGGTGTGGCCTGTGTCGCCATCGGTTGGCGCAGGACGGCTGACAAGGCCGCGCGCAGGCAACTCCTGATTACGCAGTCCCTGCATTGGCTGGCCTTCCTGATCGCAATGAGCATTCTGCTGCTGCCATCGGTGAATACGTTTCTCAATGGGCCGGCGACGGGCCTCGCGCTCATGTTGCTGCTCGCGCTCGGAACATTCGTCGCGGGCGTCCATGTCGCCGCAGAAATTGCCGTGCTGGGCATTGTGCTTGCGCTGACGGTCCCAGCGTTGGCGTGGCTCAAACAGTCTGCGCTGATGTTGGTGCTGATCGGGCTTGTCATCGGCGGCTTCGCCGTGGCCTTCCGTCCCCAGCGACCGAACGGCGATTGATGCCCTGGAAATGCAGGCGAAGGCGCTGCGCTTGGTTGGCGCCGGGCGTCGCCGTGCTGGTCGGCGTTGCGTTGGGCGGCTGCGCTGCGCCCATTGGCATGCTTGAGCCGGCGCCGGTTCCGGCGCCCGACGCGACGCATCTCGACATTCTGGTCGCTACGACGCGCGCTGCGTCGACGGACGCCGGCGTTCTTTTTTCGGGAGAACGAGGCGAAGCGTCGCTTGCAAGTTTCGTCGTGTCGATCCCGTCAGATGAACGCCGGCAGATCGGTCAGGTTCAGTGGCCGCGGACGCTGCCGCCCGACCCCAACACCGAATTCGCTACGCTCGACATAAAGCGGCTTTCTGGATCCCGGCAGTTCGAGAGCTGGCTGGGGCGGCATGCCGACAAAAATCGTCGTGTCCTGGTGTTCGTGCATGGATTCAACACGAGGTTCGAAACCGCCCTTTTTAGCTTTGCGCAGATATTCCACGACTCGGGGGCGCAAGCGGCTCCGATATTATTCAGTTGGCCGTCTCGTGGCGGCGTTTTCAACTACGTTTACGATCGCGAGAGCGCCGCCTTCTCGCGGGACGCGTTGGAGAAATTGCTGCGACGGCTCGCGGCGAGCCCGGACGTTAGAGAAATAACCGTGCTGGCGCATTCAATGGGCGCCTGGCTCACCATGGAATCGCTGCGCCAGATGGCGATACGTGACGGCCGCCTGCCCGGTAAAGTCCAGAACGTCATCCTCGCCTCGCCGGATTTGGACGTCGATGTGTTTCGCGCGCAATTCAGGAGCTTTGGAGAGAAGCGCCCGAGCATTGTCGTATTTTTGTCTCGGCAGGATCGCGCGCTTCAGCTGTCGCGCGGCATTGGCGGGAATGTCGAGCGGCTTGGGGCCATCGACCCGTCCGAGCAGCCATGGATCGGCGAAAAAGGCGTGGAGGTGGTCGATTTGAGCGACACAGCGGGGGCCGATCCGCTGCGCCACAGCAAGTTCGCTCAAAACCCGGATGTGGTCCGTTTTCTTGGGGAGGAATTGATCAATGGAGCCTCCCGCGCGCCGCCAACGGGTTTCGGAGAGCGCATGGGAGAACTTTCGACGGGCGTCGCGCAAGGCGTAGGGGGCGTGGCCGGCATCGCCGTCAACGCTCCGATCGCGATTGTCGATCCTGATTTTCGTCGCGCTTATGCGGATCGGCTTCAGCAATTTCGGGAGGCGGTCAACAGTGCGGTTGCCTCTGGCCCCGATCGGTGACACTCTATTTTGCAGCTATCTTTTTTGCATTGGCGAAAATCGGAAAGTCGCTCACGTCCGAGACGCAATCCCTAAACCGCCCTGATGAGGTCAGCGAACAGGAGGCAGCAATGACCACGATCCCCCGTCGTGCATTCCTTGGGTTTCTGGGCGGAGCCACGCTTGCGGCGGCCGGGGTCTCCCTGACGCCGACGGCTGTCATCGCCGCTCCCTTCCCAGTCGACGCTGATCCCTCGTCTATGCTCAACTCTCCCATCGAGGAGGCGGCCGTTCGTACGACTTGCTGGTGGCACAGGGGCCGGCGTGTCTGTTCCCGTCGGCCCGTGCGTCGCGTTTGCTGGTGGCGCGGCGGGCGACGAGTTTGCGCATGGCGGTAGCACGCCTCCGCTATTAATGATTTCTGTTGAATCTGTAATGAACAGAGATGTGCGCATCTCGCCCTCGAGGCGAGGTGGTGGGGATTAATTGCGCTCCCTTCAAACCATGTGCAAAAGCGGGGGAATCAAAAACGCCCCGCGCTTACCTCCGGCGTCGGGGCGTTCTGCCGCCAGCGTTTCCGCCGACGAGGAAAAGCATAGCCATCTCGCATGACCGAAACGTGACTTGTCTGGGCAGACCGAATGGCGGCGAAACGGCCGCTACTTTTTGGGGGTCTCGTTTTTCTGGCTGGCAGGATGGCTGCGCGCTGCGCCCGGCGCAAATTTGTCCGCGGGGGGCGCGTCGGGAGTCGCGAAGCCGACAAGACGTGCGGGGCGCGCGGGGGGCAGCAACACGCTGCCGGCTTCTGCGGCGCGCGCCGCCGAGCGTACAGCCGTAATGGGCGCGCCAAGAACCGAACGGGCGGAGGCGCGCGACGCTGGCGTCGCGGCCGTCAGCGTGTTGAAATTGGATCTGTCGAGACGTGCGGGAACGAGGTCGCCCTTCTGGGCTGCCGCCCGGCGCAATGGCTTCCCAGCATCCAGCTCCTGCGCCGCTTCGTCGGCGGCGGCCGGCGCATAGGCAAGGGCAGGGTCGTCCTTGACTGGCTGGGCTTCGGCCGTTTCGGGGGGGAGGGCGGCGGCGCGCTCTCTCTCGCCGTGCCGGCCGGCCGACTGCAGCTCAGGCTCCGCCGAAGCCGTCAGGCTTGCTGGGCGACGGGGCGGCAGGGGGGCCTTTGCATAATGGCGCGCCGAGACGCTTTCCGAATTTTCGCCATCCTGGAGGCTGCTGGTCGCTGACGCTTCTTCCGGCGCGGTCTCGTCGAGAGAAGCCGGGCGGCCTCGCGGGGGGAGCGGCACATTGGCGAAGTGGCGCCGCCTCTCTTCTTCAGCCGGCGCCTCAGTCAAATTCTCTGGCGGGATGGGCGCAGCCGATTGGGGCGCACGGACCGGGTCCGGCGCGATCGCCACAGCGCCTGTCGCGCTCATGACCGTCTCGCCACGGGGAAGGTCGGCTTCCGCGCGGGCAAACTGGCTGCGGCCTCGGCGACCGGGAGGCGCTGCGGCGACAGCGCCCTCTTCGCCGCCGGCTTCATAATCAGCCTGTGATCCGCGTCCACGCGGGGCCAGGGCGGCCCATTGCTTGCGAGTGCTTGGCGGCGGCGCCGCAATCTCGGCGTCTTCGTCTTCTCCGCCGCCGCCGCCAAAGAGCGCGGCGAGGAAGCCGCCGAAGGTCCGGCGCGGCGCGGCCGCGACATAGGCGCCGTTGCCACGGGCTTCGATCTCCGCTTTCGCTTCTTCATAGGCAGGAAGCGGCTGACCGTTCGTCGGAAGATGAACCGTCTTGCCGTCCGGGAAGAGGCGGACAAGCTGCTCATAGGTCATGCGCGGCCAGGACCGCACATTGCCCACATCAAGATGGACAAAGGGCGTGTTGGCGTTGGGGTAATAACCGACGCCGCCGCGCTGCATCCGCATGCCTATTTCGCGTATCTCGGACATCGGCATACCGGGCATGGTCGTATCCATCGCCTTGCCGAGCATATGCTGTGAATATTTGGCGACGGCGCGCGAGCGGGCGCGCAACATGGCGTTGGTTTCGGGCGAGCGATAGGCCGAAACGACATTGATGACCTGGTTGCCGGCGCCCGCCGTACGATACGCCTCCCACACCACGTCGAACAGACGGGGATCCATATTGGTGGGCTCGTCCCGCCGCCAGTCGCGCAGGAACCAGTTGAGCTGCTCCAGGACCCGGCTGTCATACTGGCCGTTGACGAGATAGGTGGCGGCAATGTCCTCGCCGGTATGGGCGTGGTGCAGATAGATTGTGCGTGTGTCGCCGTTCGCGACGGCGGTCTCCGTCATGCTCGGCGCCAAGATCGAGACGAAGGCGCCGAGACAGCCGAGCGCAAGGGAGAGCGGCGAGCTTGACCTGTGTCTGGCTTT
It includes:
- a CDS encoding HAD-IC family P-type ATPase, yielding MSDQQLYSPENWHALQFQEALRRLDSDPSRGLSSSEAARRLGEYGRNRLPEGAKRGPWMRFFHQFDNILVYILLAAGFVKLMLGLWLDASIITGVVIINAALGFLQEGKAEKALESIRNMLSSDARALRDGEPRVVAADELVPGDIVLLESGDRIPADLRLVDVKNLRADEAALTGESVPADKTTEAVAENATVGDRDDMAFSGTLVVSGRAIGVVVATGAQTELGRINQMLAAVDALETPLLRQIKDFGHTIAKVIGFVSVAVFAYGRWVRDLPFVEAFQAVVGIAVSVIPEGLPALITITLAIGVQRMAQRHAIIRRLPAVETLGSVSRICSDKTGTLTLMEMMVASAVTADANYRVTGDGYASDGQILVDGEPAASAAALRQMGMVSALCNDSELREVDGVWKAEGDPTEAALYPFAIKLGLDRGAERQKLPRIDAIPFESEHKFMATLHEGGDGDRLLFVKGAPEVILAHCDRQETEKGFEPLRRDYWEAAADRLAAQGERVLALAGLRDPSFEKAGLGPGDLPKTLVLYGIVGLMDPPRKEAVEAVAECHNGGIRVTMITGDHKITAAAIAKLLGIGDGRTAVAGTEIEAMNDGALQEAVKDVDVFARASPEHKLRLVKAIQANGQVVAMTGDGVNDAPALKRADIGVAMGIKGTEVTKEAAAMVLADDNFASITAAVREGRTVYNNIEKALLFMLPTNVAQALVILVAIVAGFMLPITAPQILWVNMVTSVALGLVISFEPHECDVMRRAPRAVSRPILDGFAVWRVIFIGVALLVLTLAAFFWMKSLHASDELARTVAVNTLVVGQIFYLLNSRFKTESSLSLSAHLGNRYLPLGIAAVVILQLLFTYAPPLQRLFGTQSVPMNVWPWLFLGGLVFFLTVEAEKFLVRAFGLVGVRGGKQQAGTVSVTRAPSAPAHAVASGSGAWQAWAGALAVAALIGGEIFVFFRAAPDQPLSSVAAPSHLSSQAVLSAARPTDTRAPVDVFASTSGTIIAILCEEGAAVKAGEICAKLDPASFREAIVREKDALAKALQRQQASAAVVAAATADVERKRRAQGRVPARPAPEKARAVLERATARAETDKAAVEQARAALATAERSLAQVDIVAPIPGTISSVGSVGATVEPGKPPAAFSIAPDSPHESKGDSLPDSSAAP
- a CDS encoding alpha/beta hydrolase, coding for MAPGVAVLVGVALGGCAAPIGMLEPAPVPAPDATHLDILVATTRAASTDAGVLFSGERGEASLASFVVSIPSDERRQIGQVQWPRTLPPDPNTEFATLDIKRLSGSRQFESWLGRHADKNRRVLVFVHGFNTRFETALFSFAQIFHDSGAQAAPILFSWPSRGGVFNYVYDRESAAFSRDALEKLLRRLAASPDVREITVLAHSMGAWLTMESLRQMAIRDGRLPGKVQNVILASPDLDVDVFRAQFRSFGEKRPSIVVFLSRQDRALQLSRGIGGNVERLGAIDPSEQPWIGEKGVEVVDLSDTAGADPLRHSKFAQNPDVVRFLGEELINGASRAPPTGFGERMGELSTGVAQGVGGVAGIAVNAPIAIVDPDFRRAYADRLQQFREAVNSAVASGPDR
- a CDS encoding DUF882 domain-containing protein, with protein sequence MTTRRAKARHRSSSPLSLALGCLGAFVSILAPSMTETAVANGDTRTIYLHHAHTGEDIAATYLVNGQYDSRVLEQLNWFLRDWRRDEPTNMDPRLFDVVWEAYRTAGAGNQVINVVSAYRSPETNAMLRARSRAVAKYSQHMLGKAMDTTMPGMPMSEIREIGMRMQRGGVGYYPNANTPFVHLDVGNVRSWPRMTYEQLVRLFPDGKTVHLPTNGQPLPAYEEAKAEIEARGNGAYVAAAPRRTFGGFLAALFGGGGGEDEDAEIAAPPPSTRKQWAALAPRGRGSQADYEAGGEEGAVAAAPPGRRGRSQFARAEADLPRGETVMSATGAVAIAPDPVRAPQSAAPIPPENLTEAPAEEERRRHFANVPLPPRGRPASLDETAPEEASATSSLQDGENSESVSARHYAKAPLPPRRPASLTASAEPELQSAGRHGERERAAALPPETAEAQPVKDDPALAYAPAAADEAAQELDAGKPLRRAAAQKGDLVPARLDRSNFNTLTAATPASRASARSVLGAPITAVRSAARAAEAGSVLLPPARPARLVGFATPDAPPADKFAPGAARSHPASQKNETPKK